agtaacattggtttgattcacttatttcttgcatttctacttcatatttcttgattattaattgatattgaactaaatcacatatttttaaaccacaaatcaaatttaattgttactcgtattttgaAGTAAACAATTACCTATCAATTTCAGTCGAAAATATTGACCGATTACGGTCTCTAAACATTAGCGACCATTGTTTTTTTGGCGAATTAAAAACGGTCGAAAATCGGTCGGGTTTTGTTcgattccgaccgatttcggtcgatttTTCTGGATGCTTTTTGACAGTTTTTTAGTAGTGCAAGAATAATACTGAATATAGTCTATTATTAATGCTGAGATTATTTTCTATCAACTATTTGCTTTAGTGTATTAAAGCAttgtataatttttaaaaaataattggttGTTTTCAAGAACACCTTCACATTCTTTAAAGTTGCACACTATTTTTATTGCAACAGTGTAATAGCCTTCAAATTATTTTACTTTCTCTAAAGTCAACTTTTCTTTACATGGGAgcaaaattaaaagagaaaactaAGAAAGAAAAGAGTTTGTAATACACGTGTAATAGTTGTAATTACAAAATATATCCCAATTATGACATATGTCCAATTTAATcaattttttcacttttcttcTCAGTCGCGCGTGTAAAGGTTAAAGCAAATTCTATGTCACATCTAGGAGTTTCTTGagtatgatcacttttgggataaTTGACTTGAGGAACCTTAaatttgaggctttataaatgtgattcttatccatatttaatccgtttttaaaaagttcattatctaacttattttttagtggataatatgaatggttaactattttcttttaaccattttgtcacCCCATTCACATCCCTAAAGATTCAAGGGttgtttggtatgaggtataagaaggtataatggtggtataaaaatttaatatcacATTAATACTCTGTTTGGCTAGCaaaccaggtataagttatcctggtgttaattttaacaccgggataacttataacTTATAAAAGGTGAGATAATTAGtaccggtataacttataccttcttcttagaaactatgcaattgtcattactaatacaacataccaaacaataaataaataaaaatctcaGCATAACTAATTCCAGCATAACTTATCTTAATATAAGTTATATTGACATAACTTATACCGGCATAAACCGTATTCCAATCAAACGAGTTACACGTTCCAATCAAACGACCCACGTGTAACTGACTTCTCCGAACAATTACGCAACTAAAGTAACTAACTATGCATATTAACATCATTTTTATATCCAAGGCAGCAATTACAAGGCACTAATGCTGACACACCAAAGACAAAAGAAACTACAGCTACTGTAAAATCAGTACATCAAACATTGTCGGCTCAAATGTTTTGTCTTTACTTGTGATATCTTGATACAAAACGAACTTTTTTGGACATTCGGCACTGCTAAGATATTTCTGAAGTGTTAAACTTGGATCCGTTTGGATTGATTTGCAGAGATTATAGTGAGTACAAGGTAGCAAATCACAGAAAAGTAGGAGAGCATGACACTGTTTGTAACCTTGTGACAGAATTTGGATACATGATCGCAAATGGGCATCCATCCCGAATGCATTTCTCCATGTTTCCCCACATATCCAATTGCAGTCGCCGCTGCACATCCAGCCAGCATTACTGCCATCACAATCTGTCATCACACCAAAATTCCAACATTAATTCACATAAATGTTTCATAATTAATGTACTAATATTCAGAGGTGAACCCAGGGTTTGACTAGTACGGGGGCACcacctaaaaaataaaataaaaagataagcTTTGTTTGAGGTAGGATTCGAAATTGGGTCTTCGAGAGAATGAAGATACTTAAGCACTTCTACAAACTAGTTGCTCtgttcagattttgtgactttagGGGGTCGCGTAAAATATTTAAGAGGTCCTCATTGTatttatagatatatatatatatgaaatatataCAGCTTACGGGTTCCGGTGACCCTCTAGCCCCCAACATAGGTCCGCTCCTGCTAACATTATGCTCATGATAAAAATCTAATTCCATAAGAGATCATTGTTCAAATCCTAGCAGAAACAAAGACGTTAGGTAATTTCTTCTCGTATATATGTAAGCTTTGGTGAACATAGTTGAGAAATACCCTGCTAATGGGAGATAAATACAAATTGACTATTCTAAAAGACGTTATGCGTCACAATAGTCCAAAGGCCcacaaaaggaaaaaagttcataCAGTCATACTAGCACAATTTAAAGTTTCAAACCAATGAACCACTTCTAGGCTCTAGCTTCTCTTTCtttcgcttttttttttttaaattttttaattgtcAGAACAATTTTCTCAAAACTTATATACTCATTATTCACCAACAACTAGAAAACTGTATTGTAAATGACGTCTAGGTTTAAGCCTCATAAGAAAAGAATCAAATCCAAATTATATATGGAAAATACTGTATGAGATTCTAGGGTGGGGAagaaaggtatatatatatatatatatggaaaataTTGAGTGAATCCATAGGGTGAGGAAGAAAGGAATTCTTTTTTCAGGCCCCAAATTGCTTTACAAATTACCTTTGAGTCTGCCTAAATCCAAATTGGTTAAGAACTTTATCCAGATCTACTACTAACAATTTAAAATTAACACAATGAATTGTAGCGCTATATGGATATTTTAGACATGCTAATTTGACAAGTGACTGATCATTGAAAAGGAGAAAAGTTGGACGTACCAAATCATGAAGGAAAATGTAAAAGTAGTGCTTTGGGTCAAAACCCTTATGGCCTAAAACAAAAGCCAGAAAGAGGGACAGAACAGAGAAGGCACATCCAATGATATTTGCCAAAGCAAAGAACCTGCAGAGAACCCCCAAAGCAAAATCAGATTCAGAACTTTGAAATAAAAccacaaatattttcttttgatattCTTTACTTGAAAGTGGGAGAATAGCTATAGCGAGCATCCATCTCAATGCCAAATACAGTGACAGTCTGTTTGCTGGTTAGAATAATCAAAGTGGACGCCAATGTGAATGCAGTTGCCAAAATTCTCAGGAAAATTTGAGTTCCCAACAAACATGTGTCAGATTTCCGAGGTGGGCTTTGCAAATTTTTGACACTGAAACTCTCCATTTTGGGATCTTCtcagaaaaatagaagag
Above is a window of Nicotiana tabacum cultivar K326 chromosome 8, ASM71507v2, whole genome shotgun sequence DNA encoding:
- the LOC107789038 gene encoding CASP-like protein 1F2, which encodes MESFSVKNLQSPPRKSDTCLLGTQIFLRILATAFTLASTLIILTSKQTVTVFGIEMDARYSYSPTFKFFALANIIGCAFSVLSLFLAFVLGHKGFDPKHYFYIFLHDLIVMAVMLAGCAAATAIGYVGKHGEMHSGWMPICDHVSKFCHKVTNSVMLSYFSVICYLVLTIISANQSKRIQV